The Desulfovibrio desulfuricans DSM 642 genome includes a window with the following:
- a CDS encoding methyl-accepting chemotaxis protein — MSLLKNTRLQTKLIVSFILSSLMTLGVGVFAVFELGKVNNADTILYERATVPMADLLKLSVGFQRICVNMEGIVGASSDAEVKQRTAQIEALRKEIDESSKAVEKTLISAKAKQIIEEYKVHRAAFRGMTDKVLKLKQAGDSAGAEAYLDSEGNKLADQYQNAINRLVESKEEQGHLLAQSNDELADFSKKMIFAAIAIGFILSVGQGMLLTREVMRQLGEDPGYLAEVAGKIADGDLDVTFRQQKKPGGVYHVLQNMVGTMKDKIAEAEQKSAEASEQAHHAEIATQEAQAAKVQAERAKAEGMLQAAHQLESVVEVVSTTTEQLSALITQSSNGAEEQSRRVSVTSSAMDEMNATVGEVAENAAKASDTSDTARTKAQEGAQLVRNVVSDITAVQKQSLEVKADMATLGKQADGIGQIMSVISDIADQTNLLALNAAIEAARAGDAGRGFAVVADEVRKLAEKTMTATQEVGGVIRGIQEGTRKSIDGVDKSVATIESATHRASLSGEALTQIVSLVEQASDQVRSIAAASEQQSASSEEISRSVEQVATISAETAQAMGRANQAMSEMAQQAQVLRRLIQEMKAG, encoded by the coding sequence ATGAGCCTTTTAAAAAATACACGACTGCAAACAAAGCTCATTGTGAGTTTTATCCTGTCTTCGCTGATGACCTTGGGTGTAGGCGTTTTTGCCGTTTTTGAGCTGGGTAAGGTCAATAATGCGGACACAATCCTTTATGAGCGCGCCACAGTCCCCATGGCGGATCTGCTGAAGCTTTCCGTGGGTTTCCAACGTATTTGCGTCAACATGGAAGGTATCGTTGGTGCATCGTCTGATGCGGAGGTTAAGCAACGTACTGCTCAGATTGAAGCACTGCGCAAAGAAATAGACGAAAGCTCAAAAGCTGTGGAAAAGACCCTGATTTCTGCCAAGGCAAAGCAGATTATTGAAGAGTACAAGGTACACCGCGCTGCGTTCAGAGGCATGACGGACAAGGTTCTCAAGTTGAAGCAGGCTGGTGATTCCGCCGGAGCCGAAGCCTATCTTGATAGTGAAGGAAACAAGCTGGCCGACCAGTATCAGAACGCAATCAACCGCCTTGTGGAGTCCAAGGAAGAGCAGGGTCATCTGCTCGCCCAGTCCAATGACGAACTGGCTGATTTTTCCAAAAAAATGATTTTTGCGGCCATTGCCATTGGTTTTATTTTGTCTGTGGGGCAGGGCATGTTGCTCACGCGTGAGGTTATGCGGCAGCTTGGCGAAGACCCTGGCTATCTCGCCGAAGTTGCAGGCAAGATTGCTGACGGCGATCTGGATGTGACATTCCGTCAGCAAAAGAAGCCCGGCGGCGTTTATCATGTCTTGCAGAACATGGTGGGAACCATGAAGGACAAGATCGCCGAGGCGGAGCAGAAAAGCGCTGAAGCTTCGGAGCAGGCCCACCATGCGGAAATAGCCACGCAAGAGGCTCAGGCTGCCAAGGTGCAGGCAGAGCGCGCCAAGGCCGAGGGTATGTTGCAGGCCGCGCACCAGCTTGAAAGCGTGGTTGAGGTGGTATCAACTACCACAGAGCAGCTTTCTGCGTTGATTACGCAGTCGAGCAATGGGGCAGAGGAACAGTCTCGGCGTGTTTCGGTTACGTCTTCTGCCATGGACGAAATGAACGCCACCGTGGGCGAAGTTGCGGAAAATGCCGCCAAGGCCTCTGATACCTCCGATACCGCGCGCACCAAGGCGCAGGAAGGGGCGCAGCTGGTTCGCAATGTGGTGAGCGACATTACTGCGGTGCAAAAGCAGTCGCTTGAAGTCAAGGCCGATATGGCTACGCTCGGCAAACAGGCCGATGGCATTGGGCAGATCATGAGCGTTATTTCAGATATCGCAGATCAGACCAACCTGTTGGCCCTTAATGCCGCCATTGAGGCGGCTCGGGCTGGCGATGCCGGGCGCGGCTTTGCCGTGGTGGCTGATGAAGTGCGCAAACTGGCGGAAAAGACCATGACAGCCACGCAGGAAGTGGGCGGCGTTATTCGTGGTATTCAGGAAGGAACCCGCAAAAGCATTGACGGCGTGGACAAGTCTGTTGCCACCATTGAAAGCGCCACGCATCGGGCTTCGCTTTCTGGCGAGGCGCTTACACAGATTGTCAGCCTTGTGGAACAGGCAAGCGATCAGGTGCGCTCCATCGCCGCAGCCAGTGAGCAACAATCGGCATCCAGCGAGGAAATCAGCCGCTCCGTGGAGCAGGTAGCAACGATTTCGGCAGAAACGGCGCAAGCCATGGGAAGGGCCAACCAGGCCATGAGCGAGATGGCCCAGCAGGCCCAGGTGCTGCGGCGGCTTATTCAGGAAATGAAGGCGGGTTAA
- a CDS encoding methyltransferase domain-containing protein encodes MRRFYQESWQGIPFTSFSHISFFHLAEPKFYAVFYEELFRRYKNWEDLPSVWRENKRTDAKWLIGQLRAKLAQDPAGRTEPVRVLSIGSGVGYMEKILLEEMPELELHVNEPSTVGMKWLREYIPSDRIYIGLPPMCLPSDVQYDMIYLSTVDYGIPTREFQHLLWELRAQLAPGGELVLLSASLLEEDSFIGSFVNAIKIGIRAALHYMGIRRQQFWGWRRTQDEYRDLFKEAGFTRVKDGWLEDGFETYWIRGQ; translated from the coding sequence GTGCGGCGTTTTTATCAGGAAAGCTGGCAGGGCATACCCTTCACGTCCTTTTCACATATTTCATTCTTTCATCTGGCGGAACCAAAGTTTTATGCGGTTTTTTACGAAGAGCTGTTCCGCCGCTACAAGAACTGGGAAGATTTGCCCTCTGTCTGGCGCGAAAACAAGCGCACAGACGCAAAGTGGCTTATCGGTCAGTTGCGTGCAAAGCTGGCGCAAGACCCCGCAGGGCGCACGGAACCCGTGCGCGTGCTGTCCATTGGCAGCGGCGTGGGCTATATGGAAAAGATTTTGCTGGAAGAAATGCCGGAGCTTGAACTGCATGTCAACGAACCCAGCACCGTAGGTATGAAGTGGCTGCGGGAATACATACCCAGCGACCGCATCTATATCGGGCTGCCGCCCATGTGTCTGCCCTCTGATGTGCAGTACGACATGATCTACCTGTCTACTGTCGACTACGGCATTCCTACGCGCGAGTTCCAGCATCTGCTCTGGGAACTGCGGGCGCAGCTTGCCCCCGGCGGGGAACTGGTGCTGCTTTCTGCGTCGTTGCTGGAAGAAGATTCGTTTATCGGCAGTTTTGTGAACGCCATCAAGATCGGCATCCGCGCGGCCCTGCACTATATGGGTATTCGTCGGCAGCAGTTCTGGGGCTGGCGCCGCACGCAGGATGAGTACCGCGATCTTTTCAAGGAGGCTGGCTTCACCCGGGTGAAGGACGGCTGGCTTGAAGACGGTTTTGAAACCTACTGGATTCGCGGTCAATAA
- a CDS encoding carbohydrate deacetylase yields MRQQSDAEKLPSMRFIVHADDCGLTRQISQDIFACLSHGPLSSVSVILGGSHAAQSLQHLAAMPNVRVCLHLNILEGRCTAPVSQVRPLVDADGIFRYGLGQMLYNLATVTGPRKKALLSAIRNEFEAQIDAFASGFLPLRQRGGLHLDGHLHVHAIPALREVMRDLMREHLPAYVRLPKEPAHLPPLPLAQMLVGCARRTLLAHWSNGFAALLDQAGIARNSFLCGLVSGGNLTAARADASLAAIQRQKERAPLVEIMSHPGGGHDASEARMRHNGFYQSSARLAEKTMLLDGSLNAVLARYGSLQTFAETQP; encoded by the coding sequence ATGCGTCAGCAAAGCGATGCCGAAAAACTGCCTTCCATGCGCTTTATCGTCCATGCGGACGACTGCGGCCTGACCCGGCAGATTAGCCAGGATATCTTTGCCTGCCTCTCCCATGGGCCGCTGAGCTCGGTTTCCGTCATTCTGGGCGGCTCACACGCGGCACAAAGCCTGCAACACCTGGCTGCCATGCCCAATGTGCGCGTATGCCTGCACCTGAATATTCTTGAAGGGCGTTGCACTGCACCCGTTTCACAAGTGCGCCCGCTGGTTGATGCAGATGGCATCTTTCGGTACGGGCTTGGGCAGATGCTCTATAACCTTGCCACGGTCACTGGCCCCCGCAAAAAGGCCCTGCTTTCAGCCATTCGTAATGAATTTGAAGCGCAGATAGATGCCTTTGCCAGCGGTTTTTTACCGTTGCGGCAAAGGGGAGGACTGCATCTGGACGGGCATCTGCACGTGCACGCCATCCCCGCCCTGCGCGAAGTCATGCGAGACCTCATGCGGGAGCACCTGCCTGCCTATGTGCGTCTGCCCAAGGAACCCGCTCACCTGCCCCCGCTGCCATTGGCGCAGATGCTTGTGGGATGCGCGCGGCGCACCCTGCTCGCGCACTGGTCGAACGGGTTTGCGGCCCTGCTGGATCAGGCGGGCATTGCCCGCAACAGCTTTTTGTGCGGGCTTGTAAGCGGCGGCAACCTTACTGCTGCGCGGGCCGACGCTTCCCTTGCGGCCATACAGCGCCAAAAGGAGCGCGCCCCGCTGGTTGAAATCATGAGTCACCCCGGCGGCGGGCATGACGCCAGCGAGGCCCGCATGCGGCACAACGGTTTTTATCAAAGCAGCGCACGGTTGGCAGAAAAGACCATGCTGCTCGACGGCAGCCTGAACGCCGTGCTGGCGCGCTACGGTTCCTTGCAGACCTTTGCGGAGACACAGCCATAG
- a CDS encoding glycosyltransferase family 2 protein gives MRQTTLSVVAPVYCEGAHLHEFVASLVDVLAPLRAETGLSYEIVLVDDGSTDNTWDAMRALTGQYANLSCLRLSRNFGKDAALSAGLEAARGDAVITMDSDMQHPAALIPEMVALWRTGAVDVVDVRKQERQMESFLSRICAVSFYRIFQMLTSYDLKGSGDFKLLDRKVVDAWKNLGERKLFYRGLTSWMGFRHKEILFTPCVRCGGTSKWSLARRVTLAVDSMTSFSGKPLLIIGIITLLFYVFSFIMGCETLWSYATGQAQSGFTTVILLMLLTGSAILTGLCILSAYLHHAFVELKGRPRYLLAETLEGDKTDA, from the coding sequence ATGCGTCAAACCACTCTCTCGGTTGTCGCCCCCGTTTACTGCGAGGGTGCTCATCTGCACGAATTTGTGGCTTCACTCGTTGATGTGCTCGCGCCGCTGAGGGCAGAAACCGGCCTCAGCTACGAAATCGTGCTGGTTGACGATGGCTCCACAGACAACACGTGGGACGCCATGCGTGCGCTGACCGGGCAATATGCCAACCTGAGCTGCCTGCGCCTGAGCCGCAATTTCGGCAAGGATGCTGCCCTTTCCGCTGGCCTGGAGGCCGCGCGCGGAGATGCCGTCATCACCATGGACAGCGACATGCAGCACCCCGCCGCGCTTATACCAGAAATGGTGGCCCTGTGGCGCACCGGCGCTGTAGATGTGGTTGATGTACGCAAGCAGGAGCGCCAGATGGAGTCATTTTTAAGCAGAATCTGCGCCGTATCATTTTACCGCATTTTTCAGATGCTGACCTCATATGACCTCAAAGGCTCGGGCGACTTCAAGCTTCTTGACCGCAAGGTGGTTGACGCCTGGAAAAATCTTGGCGAACGCAAGCTGTTTTATCGGGGTCTGACTTCGTGGATGGGCTTTCGGCACAAGGAAATACTGTTTACGCCCTGCGTCCGCTGCGGCGGCACCAGCAAATGGAGTTTGGCCCGCAGAGTCACCCTGGCCGTTGATTCCATGACATCTTTCAGCGGCAAGCCCCTGCTGATCATTGGCATTATTACCCTGCTGTTCTACGTTTTTTCGTTTATTATGGGCTGCGAGACACTTTGGAGCTATGCCACAGGGCAAGCGCAATCGGGCTTTACCACGGTCATTCTGCTGATGCTGCTGACCGGCAGCGCCATTCTCACAGGCCTGTGCATTCTCTCGGCCTACCTGCACCACGCCTTTGTCGAGCTTAAGGGCAGACCCCGCTATCTTCTGGCCGAAACGCTGGAAGGCGACAAGACGGACGCCTGA
- a CDS encoding LysR family transcriptional regulator, with the protein MSRPDLNLLLALDALLDEGSVIGAARRMNLSSPAMSRTLSRIRGALGDPVFVQVGRKLIPTPKALALREQVRMAVEQAAQVFSSNAEIDLKSLERRFNVRATDEFVSMHLGHLLGIMATDMPRAMLRFSPEEDDVDEEALRNGRIDLFISGSRKLGPEICVQSLFTTTYVSVARANHPVFDDEITPERLTRWEHVNVSRRGKSVGPVDAALEEHGLRRHVALVVPNPYTALFALQDSDLLLILPKNLASSALAAGLRIRLFELPVPLETVLLTQAWHPRLEKDPAHQWLRRTIHALCNGDAAQTVRQTKRRGGATFNPCV; encoded by the coding sequence ATGTCGCGTCCGGATTTAAATTTGCTTTTGGCCTTGGATGCGTTGCTGGATGAGGGGAGCGTCATTGGCGCAGCCCGTCGCATGAATCTGAGCTCCCCGGCGATGAGCCGCACCTTGAGCCGGATTCGGGGCGCGCTGGGTGACCCCGTATTTGTTCAGGTGGGCCGCAAGCTCATCCCGACACCTAAAGCGCTCGCTCTGCGCGAGCAGGTGCGCATGGCGGTCGAGCAGGCTGCGCAGGTTTTTTCATCCAACGCTGAGATCGATCTGAAATCGCTGGAGAGGCGCTTTAATGTCCGCGCCACCGATGAATTTGTGAGCATGCATCTGGGCCATCTGTTGGGAATCATGGCAACAGATATGCCCCGTGCCATGCTGCGCTTTTCGCCGGAAGAGGATGACGTGGACGAGGAGGCGCTGCGCAATGGCCGCATCGACCTGTTCATCAGCGGTTCACGCAAGCTGGGGCCGGAGATTTGCGTGCAATCGCTGTTTACCACGACTTACGTCAGCGTTGCCCGAGCAAATCATCCGGTTTTTGACGACGAAATTACCCCCGAGCGCCTCACCCGCTGGGAGCATGTCAACGTTTCTCGGCGCGGAAAATCCGTTGGGCCCGTGGATGCAGCGCTGGAAGAACATGGGCTGCGTCGTCATGTTGCCCTGGTCGTGCCGAACCCGTACACGGCATTGTTCGCGCTGCAGGATTCTGACCTGTTGCTGATCTTGCCCAAAAATCTGGCCAGCAGCGCGCTTGCCGCAGGCCTGCGCATCCGCCTGTTCGAGCTGCCGGTTCCATTGGAGACAGTGCTGCTGACACAGGCCTGGCACCCTCGTCTGGAGAAGGATCCTGCCCATCAGTGGCTGCGGCGTACAATCCACGCCCTCTGTAACGGCGATGCTGCGCAGACGGTCAGACAAACAAAACGGAGAGGGGGAGCAACCTTCAATCCGTGCGTTTAA
- a CDS encoding FUSC family protein yields MSYANVPSAPSGFFTSHLSLLRGWFFRGLPYLDLTTPRATYVMRSILAAWLALVVAYWLDLRAPYAAASSVLLVINPVQGAVIGKGAWRILGTLVGMMASFILMSLFGQSPWLFLLGFGLWMGVCVVGMTLLRHFRAYGATLAGYTVGMAAYGAMEHPELTFSQVMGRGASVSIGVVCLVCVSALFSTRSVQNRLESQLRRLATAAADILSTNHQATRTGETPGITPLDAGRRNLIIEAYGVDDLLALGKAESPDLAQRAGTVRQTMVSLFSALVGGMSPLREGSASLGALKELKPAWEMAWQQVSQALAQEQGSIGLEHAVQILANMRAQLTDTLSTVSLDESSEHAALMIAGDRLLEQLDDYIEALKGIELLHAPLPTAAQVSVPFYRDRTAAMQNGLRAMLTVLLGGAFWLATGWTYGSMMLAGLASGCALLSTAPNPALGAVEFIKGTVAAVVMAYLCTFIVLPHVEGLPLLLLVLGLFWLPGVYATSMPRHTAAGATYLVAFTTLAAPDNPMNYDFALFLNSSVAWTLAVLFTLVGFKVLLPRNLSRDAERLHLAIRDNALGTFRGKRTDAKVWQWSQQHRTAQLGALLRAQPEAMEREIANALDSIHLGREVLRLRNWLRHAPKDSELRRQLATAFRYMNHRVGEPKIAARHARRAARSLSQLSQTGSAATAEAQRLTVVLLDIAALLENRADYFSQHSGGRTDAE; encoded by the coding sequence ATGTCTTATGCGAATGTGCCTTCGGCACCTTCAGGCTTCTTTACCTCCCATCTTTCCCTGCTCCGGGGATGGTTTTTCCGCGGGCTGCCGTATCTTGACCTGACCACGCCACGCGCGACCTACGTGATGCGTTCGATTCTTGCCGCGTGGCTGGCGCTCGTGGTTGCCTATTGGCTGGATCTGCGGGCTCCGTATGCTGCGGCGTCCAGTGTTCTTCTTGTCATCAACCCTGTTCAGGGCGCTGTGATCGGAAAGGGAGCATGGCGGATACTCGGCACGCTGGTCGGGATGATGGCGTCCTTCATCCTGATGAGCCTGTTTGGTCAGAGTCCCTGGCTGTTCCTGCTGGGTTTTGGCCTGTGGATGGGCGTTTGCGTGGTGGGGATGACGCTTCTGCGTCATTTTCGGGCGTATGGCGCTACCCTTGCGGGGTATACCGTGGGGATGGCGGCCTATGGAGCCATGGAACATCCGGAACTTACGTTTTCCCAGGTTATGGGGCGCGGGGCTTCCGTGTCGATCGGCGTGGTGTGCCTGGTGTGCGTATCCGCACTTTTCAGCACCCGGAGCGTACAGAATCGTTTGGAGTCGCAACTGCGGCGGTTGGCAACGGCCGCCGCAGACATTCTTTCGACAAATCACCAGGCGACTCGCACTGGTGAAACACCGGGAATCACCCCCCTGGATGCGGGCAGGCGCAATCTCATTATTGAAGCGTATGGAGTGGACGACCTGCTGGCGCTGGGAAAAGCCGAATCCCCCGACCTTGCCCAACGTGCGGGTACAGTTCGGCAGACAATGGTCTCCTTGTTTTCCGCATTGGTCGGCGGCATGTCTCCCCTGCGGGAGGGCAGTGCCAGCCTGGGTGCCCTGAAAGAGCTCAAGCCAGCTTGGGAGATGGCGTGGCAACAAGTCAGTCAGGCTTTGGCGCAGGAACAAGGCTCCATCGGGCTGGAGCATGCCGTTCAGATATTGGCAAATATGCGCGCTCAGTTGACAGACACGCTCTCCACCGTATCGCTTGATGAGTCATCGGAGCATGCCGCACTGATGATCGCTGGGGATCGGCTGCTCGAACAGCTCGATGACTATATTGAAGCCCTTAAGGGCATTGAACTTTTACATGCTCCGCTACCAACAGCGGCGCAAGTTTCCGTGCCGTTCTACCGGGACAGAACGGCGGCGATGCAGAACGGGCTGCGAGCCATGCTGACGGTATTGCTGGGCGGCGCTTTCTGGCTAGCGACTGGCTGGACGTACGGAAGTATGATGTTGGCGGGGTTGGCGTCGGGCTGCGCGCTACTGTCCACGGCTCCCAATCCGGCTCTAGGTGCCGTGGAATTTATCAAGGGCACTGTGGCCGCCGTTGTAATGGCATACCTCTGCACCTTTATCGTGCTTCCCCATGTTGAAGGGTTGCCGCTGTTGCTCCTGGTGCTGGGGCTCTTCTGGCTGCCGGGCGTTTACGCCACCTCCATGCCCCGCCATACGGCGGCAGGGGCCACATATCTCGTGGCTTTCACTACGCTGGCCGCGCCAGACAACCCCATGAACTACGATTTTGCGTTATTTCTCAACAGTTCCGTGGCCTGGACTCTGGCAGTACTTTTTACGTTGGTGGGGTTCAAGGTTCTTCTGCCGCGCAATCTGTCGCGCGATGCCGAGCGTTTGCATCTTGCTATCCGCGATAATGCGCTTGGCACCTTCAGAGGAAAACGGACGGATGCGAAAGTCTGGCAATGGAGCCAGCAGCACCGTACGGCGCAACTCGGTGCGCTGCTTAGAGCGCAACCGGAGGCGATGGAGCGAGAGATTGCCAATGCGCTGGACAGTATTCATCTGGGACGAGAGGTTTTGCGCCTGCGCAACTGGCTGCGCCATGCGCCCAAAGATTCTGAATTGCGCCGCCAGCTCGCAACCGCTTTTCGCTACATGAACCACCGGGTCGGAGAACCCAAAATTGCGGCTCGGCATGCCCGCCGCGCTGCAAGGTCCTTGTCGCAATTGTCACAGACCGGGAGCGCCGCCACAGCCGAAGCGCAACGATTGACGGTCGTGCTGCTTGATATTGCAGCGCTGCTTGAAAACCGCGCAGATTACTTTTCACAACATTCTGGAGGTCGTACCGATGCTGAGTGA
- a CDS encoding DUF1656 domain-containing protein, with protein MLSEFSVAGIYLPPFFVYACAALPTYLGLRSLLTRCGALRWVWHPGLFGFALSLCIVSMLILFV; from the coding sequence ATGCTGAGTGAGTTCTCGGTGGCTGGCATCTACCTGCCGCCATTCTTTGTCTATGCGTGCGCCGCGCTGCCAACATACCTGGGGCTTCGCTCCCTGCTTACACGCTGCGGCGCGCTGAGGTGGGTCTGGCATCCCGGTTTATTCGGGTTTGCTCTTTCCCTCTGCATAGTTTCGATGCTGATTCTCTTTGTTTAA
- a CDS encoding biotin/lipoyl-binding protein, translating to MSNSLFPAKQILRAGLTVTVVILAWVLVSALWRAYVLAPWTRDGRVSAQIVRIAPEVSGTVLDVSVVDDQFVKQGEVLYRIGPAHFALALAQAEAQLAVADVSLRQKMEDARRRRGMEDIVPAEEIQRANQTMAIAQAELRSAQVAVDRAKLDMEHTVLRAPVDGYITRLRLSKGDYAVTGQPNIALVDASSFRIIGYFEETKLHGIEPGASAQIRLMGFDDVIPGRVVSIGRGIADANQQADAQGLPSVAPSFSWVRLAQRIPVRVEFGQLPQNLVLAAGMTGSIEVTAPGGDRPPQGRLATLLQRWL from the coding sequence ATGTCTAACAGTTTGTTTCCGGCAAAACAGATACTTCGGGCAGGGCTTACAGTAACTGTCGTCATTCTTGCGTGGGTTCTGGTAAGCGCGCTCTGGCGTGCCTATGTCTTGGCCCCCTGGACTCGCGATGGCCGTGTCAGCGCGCAAATCGTCCGCATAGCCCCGGAGGTGTCAGGTACGGTACTGGATGTCTCGGTGGTGGATGACCAGTTTGTGAAACAGGGGGAGGTGCTCTACCGCATAGGCCCTGCCCACTTTGCTCTGGCTTTGGCTCAGGCCGAAGCCCAGTTGGCTGTGGCGGACGTGTCGTTACGCCAGAAAATGGAAGACGCCAGACGCCGCCGGGGTATGGAAGATATAGTACCCGCTGAAGAAATCCAGCGTGCGAACCAGACAATGGCCATCGCCCAGGCCGAGTTGCGCAGTGCGCAGGTTGCTGTAGACAGGGCAAAGCTTGATATGGAGCATACCGTGCTGCGGGCCCCTGTGGATGGATATATAACGCGCCTGAGGCTGAGCAAGGGAGACTATGCGGTGACTGGTCAGCCGAATATCGCGCTGGTGGACGCGAGCAGCTTCCGGATCATCGGCTATTTTGAAGAAACCAAACTGCACGGTATTGAGCCCGGTGCCTCTGCGCAGATCCGCCTGATGGGCTTTGATGATGTGATTCCTGGCAGGGTGGTGAGTATCGGGCGCGGAATAGCCGATGCCAACCAGCAGGCTGATGCGCAGGGTTTGCCAAGCGTTGCGCCAAGCTTCAGCTGGGTTCGCCTTGCGCAGCGCATTCCGGTTCGCGTCGAGTTTGGGCAACTCCCGCAAAATCTTGTTTTGGCCGCAGGCATGACAGGCAGCATCGAGGTGACTGCGCCGGGCGGCGACAGGCCACCCCAGGGCCGCCTCGCAACGCTTTTGCAACGTTGGCTGTAG
- a CDS encoding efflux transporter outer membrane subunit — protein sequence MYTARNHARLRICSAFLLAPLLLSLSGCLSVGPDYTKPTLNLPANWVEANSALSGSSQDGLRMWWRSFNDPLLDRLVEQALERNQDIGIALARLRQARAERVQAASAFGPTVSGGGAGEARRTSEALTGQVGGESRTWLAGFDASWELDIFGGTRRAVEAADAGIEAVAEDHRALQVSLVAELVSNYAGLRATQLRLAIAHDNIRTLLESERLAEQAQLRGMGTLADVMQARAERKTAEAQPPLMEADVARFSHAIGVLAGGFPGDWRTALAEPSSSLPVPAHLPLSLPSEVMRQRPDIRADERRLAAATAQIGVAEAERFPRFTIPLGISSTVSLIHDLFSSASTAWSVGGQVSQSIYDGGRARAGVKAAQANADAARLVYARDVRLALRDVEDALTALNSERLRQASLKEAVVDSQKALEHSSGLYGRGLSAYMPVLVAQRTVNNARDALALSQWEELRGVIALYKSLGAGWSDAPSAQEAGQKDEFKESAAR from the coding sequence ATGTACACAGCACGGAATCATGCGCGACTGCGTATTTGCAGCGCATTTCTGCTCGCCCCGTTGTTGCTGAGCCTGTCAGGCTGCCTGTCCGTAGGCCCTGACTACACCAAGCCCACATTGAACCTGCCTGCAAACTGGGTTGAGGCCAACAGCGCCTTGTCTGGCAGCTCTCAGGATGGACTGCGCATGTGGTGGCGGTCATTCAACGACCCGCTGCTCGACAGGTTGGTCGAGCAGGCGCTGGAGCGGAATCAGGATATTGGTATCGCGCTGGCGCGGTTGCGGCAGGCGCGCGCGGAGCGGGTTCAGGCCGCATCGGCCTTTGGGCCGACGGTTTCCGGCGGCGGGGCTGGAGAGGCGCGGCGCACCAGCGAGGCGCTCACCGGGCAAGTCGGCGGCGAGTCGCGAACTTGGCTTGCTGGCTTTGACGCGAGTTGGGAGCTGGATATCTTTGGTGGAACGCGCAGAGCCGTTGAAGCGGCAGATGCGGGCATTGAAGCGGTTGCCGAAGATCATCGCGCATTGCAGGTGAGTCTGGTCGCGGAACTTGTGTCCAACTATGCGGGCCTCCGTGCAACGCAGCTACGCCTGGCCATAGCCCATGACAACATCCGTACGCTGCTTGAGAGTGAGCGACTGGCTGAGCAGGCCCAGCTGAGGGGCATGGGCACCCTGGCCGACGTGATGCAGGCGCGGGCAGAACGTAAAACAGCCGAGGCGCAGCCGCCTTTGATGGAGGCAGATGTTGCCCGGTTCAGTCATGCCATCGGCGTATTGGCTGGCGGTTTTCCTGGTGATTGGCGCACAGCGCTGGCCGAACCGTCTTCATCTTTGCCTGTGCCCGCTCACCTGCCGCTTTCATTGCCATCGGAGGTTATGCGCCAGCGCCCTGATATAAGGGCTGATGAACGGCGTCTTGCCGCAGCAACCGCACAGATCGGCGTTGCCGAGGCCGAGCGTTTCCCCAGGTTTACCATTCCGTTAGGCATCAGCAGCACCGTCAGCCTCATCCATGACCTTTTTTCCAGCGCCAGCACGGCCTGGTCGGTAGGGGGGCAGGTCAGCCAGTCCATCTACGATGGCGGGCGGGCACGCGCAGGCGTGAAGGCGGCGCAAGCCAACGCCGATGCGGCAAGGCTGGTGTATGCGCGAGACGTGAGGCTTGCCCTGCGGGATGTGGAAGATGCCTTGACGGCATTGAATAGTGAACGTCTGCGGCAGGCCTCACTAAAAGAAGCCGTTGTCGACAGCCAGAAAGCTCTGGAACACTCGTCCGGGCTCTACGGTAGGGGGTTGAGCGCCTATATGCCGGTGCTCGTTGCGCAGCGCACCGTTAATAATGCGCGGGATGCCTTGGCCCTTAGCCAGTGGGAAGAACTGCGCGGCGTCATTGCCCTCTATAAATCATTGGGGGCAGGGTGGTCAGATGCCCCATCGGCCCAAGAAGCGGGTCAAAAAGATGAGTTCAAGGAATCAGCAGCCCGGTAA